A single genomic interval of Mycobacterium sp. DL592 harbors:
- the ripA gene encoding NlpC/P60 family peptidoglycan endopeptidase RipA produces the protein MRSTDRGSLFRPAFRITKPMCPLVLSVGLMLSMPGMAQAEPSPGPNSMAALIADVAQANQRLDDIGAQVQQQQESVNKAIVAVQDARDAAATAQQQVTASQDAVKAADAAIGDAQKRFDTFAAASYINGPSASLVMATNPDQIISSAAASQTLAVSAEQVMTDLQRARTEVVNKESAARLAKQKADQAVIDAESSQNAAVTALTEAQKTFRTQQAQIDQLAAERRTAQQKLDAARQWSAPAASGAGAPAAVPQAAAPGAGGSGDRWDPAAPGSAAAPGDAKVPYGNASEWDLTLPAVPSAFVSGDPIQIINAVLQIASSSLQTTQQLGKSFLQKLGILKPDDTGITNGAIPYVYGSQAIEYVIKRGMSQIGVPYSWGGGTANGPSNGIDSGAGTVGFDCSGLILYSFAGVGIKLPHYSGSQYNMGTKIPTSQMQRGDVIFYGPGGSQHVTLYLGNGQMLEAPYTGSTVKISPVRTSGMTPYVIRYIN, from the coding sequence GCGCTCATCGCCGACGTCGCCCAGGCCAACCAGCGCCTCGACGACATCGGCGCCCAGGTCCAGCAACAGCAGGAGAGCGTCAACAAGGCGATCGTCGCCGTTCAGGACGCACGGGACGCCGCCGCAACCGCCCAGCAGCAGGTCACCGCCAGCCAGGATGCCGTCAAGGCGGCTGATGCCGCGATCGGCGACGCCCAGAAGCGCTTCGACACCTTCGCCGCGGCCAGCTACATCAACGGGCCCTCGGCCTCGTTGGTGATGGCCACCAACCCCGACCAGATCATCTCCAGCGCCGCGGCCAGCCAGACCCTGGCCGTCAGCGCCGAGCAGGTCATGACCGACCTGCAGCGGGCCCGCACCGAAGTGGTGAACAAGGAATCCGCGGCGCGACTGGCCAAGCAGAAGGCCGACCAGGCCGTGATCGACGCCGAGTCCAGCCAGAACGCGGCCGTCACCGCGCTCACCGAGGCGCAGAAGACGTTCCGGACCCAGCAGGCCCAGATCGACCAGCTGGCCGCCGAGCGCAGGACCGCACAGCAGAAGCTCGACGCCGCCCGGCAGTGGTCGGCTCCGGCCGCTTCCGGGGCGGGTGCGCCCGCCGCGGTGCCACAGGCGGCGGCCCCGGGCGCAGGTGGCTCGGGGGACCGGTGGGATCCGGCCGCGCCGGGTTCGGCCGCGGCTCCCGGTGACGCCAAGGTGCCCTACGGCAACGCCTCGGAGTGGGATCTCACCCTGCCGGCGGTGCCCAGCGCTTTCGTCTCCGGTGACCCGATCCAGATCATCAACGCGGTGCTGCAGATCGCGTCGAGTTCCCTGCAGACCACCCAGCAGCTCGGCAAGAGCTTCCTGCAGAAGCTCGGCATCCTGAAGCCGGACGACACCGGGATCACCAACGGTGCCATCCCCTACGTCTATGGCTCACAAGCCATCGAATACGTCATCAAGCGAGGGATGTCGCAGATCGGTGTGCCGTACTCGTGGGGCGGTGGCACCGCCAACGGCCCCAGCAACGGCATCGACAGTGGTGCGGGCACAGTCGGGTTCGACTGCTCCGGGCTGATCCTCTACTCGTTCGCCGGGGTCGGCATCAAGCTGCCGCACTACTCGGGATCGCAGTACAACATGGGCACCAAGATCCCGACGTCGCAGATGCAGCGCGGTGACGTGATCTTCTACGGCCCCGGTGGCAGCCAGCACGTCACCCTCTACCTGGGTAACGGCCAGATGCTCGAGGCGCCCTACACCGGCTCGACGGTGAAGATCTCGCCCGTGCGCACCAGTGGCATGACGCCCTACGTGATCCGCTACATCAATTAG